One Drosophila subobscura isolate 14011-0131.10 chromosome U, UCBerk_Dsub_1.0, whole genome shotgun sequence DNA window includes the following coding sequences:
- the LOC117902432 gene encoding uncharacterized protein LOC117902432 isoform X5, translating to MDAPDVGRIIRAPARRKRNDEQLMDRIKLKKVLGLTVCSNAALDVSPVSGLLAYPAGCTVVLFNAKRQTQAYLVNTSRKAFTSVAFSRCGRYVATGECGINPAIKVWELETPNGNLEHCTGGSVIAEFVDHKYAVTCVAFSPTGKYLVSVGSQHDMIVNVFDWRANLKMASNKISSKVAAVCFAEDGTYFVTVGNRHVKYWYLEGVRKYKDPIPLMGRSAILGDLRDNDFCAVACGKGICAESTYAITRQGHLVEFSSRRLLDKWVQCRTTNANCICVNERFILVGCAESIIRIFNAATLEYVTTLPRTHYLGVDVAQGIQINHIMSVPQQAKFPDCIAMVFDEQRSKVSCVYNDHSLYIWDLRDISRVGKSHSFLYHSTCIWGVETVPYNLEREPSQTLPEDCFVTCSSDDTIRVWGLDGCANNEIYRKNIYSKDLLKIVYSDDELQFIKDQGCSSLSDKTGNSSYDGRNGVRCIKISPELQHLASGDRCGNIRVYNLVNLKLMTTIEAHESEVLCLEYSNDKIERKLLASASRDRLIHVFDVAQNYLLLQTLDDHSSSITSIKFVGAGLNFQMISCGADKSIMFRSFQGNIFMRGTNTSGKTTLYDMEVDSNSKHILTACQDRNVRVYGTQNAKQTKTFKGSHSDEGSLIKLSLDPSGIYVATSCTDKTLAVYDYYSSECMARMYGHSELVTGLKFTNDCRHLISASGDGCIFIWQVPHDMIVTMQARMSQQRLRSGHGPLPRPLAPISPPEGIVLESPTSEIEQPQMVPKFAVADRLSDVGQLPQWAMRKAAAGGDSDSGALSIPTPSAQGVSASIPAMHAASSMGNLSSSPSQQMGMMAPRARGRWAQRSSQLEADDLRSNSESPLGTVSSVGGHSGVNVQTSDYNSASSKDIMYNQTYLSEDSSIDSGMETRRGELKFIGSSNNGTVTVSVSSSSSLATASNSNGAMAAVGGGQQRLQLPDKRKPGLRFDTPHTHDHDGDVEDISDGERTSSDHGMFYNNLAPSTPTDFKVTAMNEDELRKSVRRQKFEKSGLQLPTASGNGSSHTASTGTGTGTSDTEDEGSTPSAENAERSLASTLGGSNENLPQSSNSFLHAALPEGPGLSAPLERGTTSRRSISAKHNTESGKGSVAAPPTITKSYTSTKKEELLQVINKVKQQLENVGHRPLRGSHSISDLSLAGNLDGSRTAGGGPGRYTKPVASHETSQYISSSDSPTNANTPPPSIIQQQPQRSQQQAYPQQTHFGSSQQFFNCAAPKSKLQQNFQTMRQVQQHYPPYPHHVGVHQIHPPPGVPFGGGGTAHSMRMQTQTAPARQGVKRNPAGNNRRTPSILKHYKSCPVSPVHEEVEWSAESERGGMMTAEPKRHSVYADDARTILDMIHADTEKMIDEITRKYGDLDEMPMGGGGGLPASYSMPANLRGLGSTGESTPTRTQQCTYVYREIYQCERKVSLSDILQPEQFAAREQRLEEARFLETQRHSSASFFLSSSGQMPHEQSQESLLSDGGSYCNSLESVLSDESDCKSAPLEQALLEQRPMQAAAMQRHAGIRNFIIHGPVSKSYGNSPNAYGSFDYYMRQAAAARTTTTTATYDSFDVTGYNLEPLKPLPNSKTYPRIAQGPTMDNIPTMRSKNKQYNSGVNKSLSTDFAQQRQQRNSNPMQTREPLFVRKPLKPKPPVPAKPQNLMSTLSCLEKQQQQQQQQAQKKKAQSRTASVVQQFEHNLQKFEREKQREHQQRRPAMRSSVSSGALAGTQSCLKKVSRFDTSESSRRATSMKQRMGRPKISVRFNTVSQIKYTPSAKRNAKNHHEDEDVPELEVGSLPSDYGERSFEMYFAENGNAPENLEHMQSLKLYTKPQLQAVVDEIQQEREKYRKNMDNAERSGESGGGNSTSHQCQNIAKKIDIIEKLIAMEERKMEQIRLATECRLRPFNCNSKEKGYVKSLTMNFDMLARGEPPDEDLLEDQASRDADLCAYARNMRRNCSLPDVLESADFAYHLGGNGNGNGNDVELAKEVIADDEPDNNPRDVDDEDDDADDDDDHPADGVFMTEQGNPKTLNPMPIEESSIRRACSLSDLHMGNFGKPSKSNGTPQKPQVQHRNGNVNRSASKRNSLQGKTGLGASSNSMNVLNQGSDSEPEDSNRLRSASNGQGRSNGPIAASRQYSNKINNANNNRRKTPNFSSATPMQDDSSSEETPNSTVNNKPIVPPRPRNLAFDHKSKLINNGSPVANKQRSGVATAEEYEGADPEAQVHNVINKLYTTTQAAMQLHANLKNSLLLKELENALIMSRNMLSSIPTNRQTEKTNNGGVVGLGGVGGGTNYEQLTAENGDYLMMVNNCADLLSNLRTKHKPDDCENNS from the exons ATAAAACTCAAAAAAGTCTTGGGTCTGACTGTGTGCAGCAATGCGGCGTTGGATGTTTCACCAGTCAGCGGCCTCCTGGCCTATCCAGCGGG CTGCACTGTGGTGCTGTTCAATGCCAAACGCCAGACACAGGCCTATCTGGTCAATACCTCCCGCAAAGCATTCACATCCGTCGCCTTCTCGCGCTGCGGCCGCTATGTGGCCACCGGCGAATGTGGCATCAATCCGGCCATCAAAGTTTGGGAACTGGAAACGCCCAATGGCAATCTGGAGCACTGCACCGGTGGCAGTGTTATTGCCGAATTTGTGGATCACAAATATGCCGTCACCTGTGTG GCCTTCTCGCCCACGGGAAAGTACCTGGTTTCAGTTGGCTCACAGCACGACATGATCGTAAATGTGTTCGACTGGCGGGCCAACCTAAAGATGGCCTCGAATAAGATTAGCTCCAAGGTGGCCGCCGTTTGCTTTGCCGAAGATGGCACCTACTTTGTCACCGTGGGCAATCGTCATGTCAAATATTGGTACTTGGAAGGTGTTCGCAAG TACAAAGATCCCATACCACTGATGGGACGCAGCGCTATTTTGGGTGATTTGCGTGACAATGATTTCTGCGCCGTGGCCTGCGGCAAGGGGATCTGTGCGGAGAGCACGTATGCCATCACGAGACAGGGCCATCTGGTGGAGTTTAGTTCGCGGCGATTGCTGGACAAATGGGTGCAGTGCCGCACCACAAATGCCAATTGCATTTGCGTCAACGAGCGCTTCATACTCGTGGGTTGTGCCGAGTCCATCATTCGGATATTCAATGCGGCCACGCTGGAGTATGTGACCACGCTGCCGCGGACCCACTATCTGGGCGTCGATGTGGCCCAGGGCATACAGATCAATCACATAATGTCGGTGCCGCAGCAGGCCAAGTTTCCCGACTGCATTGCCATGGTGTTCGACGAGCAGCGATCGAAGGTCAGCTGCGTCTACAACGATCACTCGCTGTACATTTGGGATCTGCGCGATATATCGCGTGTGGGCAAATCGCACTCGTTCCTGTATCACTCCACGTGCATTTGGGGCGTGGAGACAGTGCCATATAATCTGGAGCGAGAGCCATCGCAAACGCTGCCGGAGGACTGCTTTGTGACCTGCTCCTCGGACGACACGATACGCGTCTGGGGCCTCGATGGATGTGCCAACAATGAGATCTATCGCAAGAACATCTACTCCAAGGATCTGCTGAAGATCGTCTACAGCGACGACGAGCTGCAGTTCATCAAGGACCAGGgctgctcctcgctctccGACAAGACGGGCAACTCCTCCTACGACGGCCGCAACGGTGTGCGCTGCATCAAGATCAGCCCGGAGCTGCAGCATCTGGCCAGCGGCGATCGTTGCGGCAACATTCGCGTCTACAATCTGGTCAATCTCAAGCTGATGACCACCATCGAGGCACACGAGTCGGAGGTGCTGTGCCTGGAGTACTCCAACGACAAGATTGAACGCAAGCTgctggccagtgccagtcgcGATCGGCTCATACACGTCTTCGATGTGGCCCAGAactatctgctgctgcagacacTCGACGATCACAGCTCCTCGATCACATCGATCAAGTTTGTGGGCGCTGGACTGAACTTCCAAATGATTAGCTGTGGCGCAGACAAATCCATAATGTTCCGTAGCTTTCAG GGCAACATCTTTATGCGAGGCACCAATACCTCGGGCAAGACCACGCTCTATGACATGGAAGTGGACTCGAATTCCAAACATATCCTCACCGCCTGCCAGGATCGCAATGTCCGTGTGTATGGCACACAGAATGCCAAGCAAACAAAGACCTTCAAGGGCTCACATTCGGATGAGGGCAGCCTCATTAAGCTCAGCCTCGATCCCAGCGGCATCTACGTGGCCACCTCCTGCACGGACAAAACGCTGGCCGTCTACGACTACTACTCCAGCGAGTGCATGGCGCGCATGTATGGCCACAGTGAGCTGGTCACGGGTCTGAAGTTCACCAACGATTGCCGGCACTTGATATCGGCCAGCGGCGATGGCTGCATCTTCATTTGGCAAGTGCCGCACGACATGATTGTGACGATGCAGGCCAGAATGTCACAGCAGCGTCTGCGCTCGGGTCATGGCCCGTTGCCGCGTCCCCTGGCGCCCATTTCCCCGCCCGAGGGCATTGTGCTGGAGTCGCCCACCAGCGAAATCGAACAGCCGCAAATGGTGCCGAAATTCGCAGTGGCCGACAGGCTATCGGATGTGGGACAGCTGCCGCAGTGGGCCATGCGTAAGGCGGCAGCGGGCGGGGACTCCGACAGCGGTGCCCTGTCCATACCCACGCCCAGTGCCCAGGGAGTATCGGCCTCCATACCTGCCATGCATGCGGCCTCCTCGATGGGCAATCTCAGCTCCTCGCCCAGTCAGCAAATGGGCATGATGGCGCCTCGGGCACGCGGACGCTGGGCGCAGCGAAGCAGCCAGCTGGAGGCGGATGATCTGCGCTCCAATTCGGAGAGCCCACTGGGCACGGTCTCCTCCGTGGGCGGCCATAGCGGCGTGAATGTGCAGACGTCGGACTACAATAGTGCTTCGTCCAAGGACATCATGTACAATCAGACATATCTCAGCGAGGACTCGTCCATCGATTCGGGCATGGAGACGCGGCGCGGTGAACTCAAGTtcattggcagcagcaacaatggcacCGTGACCGTCTCCgtgtcatcctcctcctccctggcgacggccagcaacagcaacggtgCCATGGCGGCTGTCGGcggtggccagcagcggctgcagctgcccgaCAAACGGAAGCCCGGTCTGCGCTTCGATACGCCGCACACCCACGATCACGATGGCGATGTGGAGGACATTTCCGATGGCGAGCGAACCAGCTCCGACCATGGAATGTTCTACAATAATCTGGCGCCCAGCACGCCCAC TGACTTCAAAGTGACGGCCATGAACGAGGATGAACTGCGGAAGTCCGTGCGACGACAGAAGTTTGAAAAGTCCGGCCTGCAGCTGCCGACGgccagtggcaatggcagttcccacacagccagcacgggcacgggcactggGACATCGGACACCGAGGATGAGGGCTCCACGCCGAGTGCCGAGAATGCGGAACGCTCGCTGGCCTCCACTCTGGGTGGCAGCAATGAGAATCTGCCGCAGAGCAGTAATAGTTTCCTTCATGCAGCCCTGCCCGAGGGACCCGGTCTGTCGGCGCCCCTGGAGCGTGGCACCACCA GTCGCCGCAGCATCAGTGCCAAGCACAATACGGAGTCGGGCAAGGGGAGTGTCGCGGCACCGCCCACCATTACCAAGTCATACACCAGCAccaagaaggaggagctgctgcaggtcATCAACAAGGTcaaacagcagctggagaat GTCGGCCATAGACCCCTGAGGGGTAGCCATAGCATATCGGATCTGAGTCTGGCTGGTAATCTGGATGGTTCAAGGACAGCGGGCGGTGGTCCAGGACGCTATACGAAGCCAG TTGCTTCCCACGAAACTTCGCAGTATATTAGCTCCTCCGATTCACCAACAAATGCCAACACACCACCACCCAGTATTATTCAACAACAACCTCAACGATCTCAACAACAGGCGTACCCACAGCAAACACATTTTGGCAGCTCCCAGCAATTCTTCAATTGTGCCGCACCCAAATCCAAGTTGCAGCAGAATTTCCAGACCATGCGGCAAGTGCAACAGCACTATCCCCCGTATCCGCATCACGTGGGTGTGCATCAGATTCATCCGCCGCCAGGAGTGCCCTTTGGGGGCGGTGGAACCGCCCATTCGATGCGAATGCAGACGCAGACTGCGCCTGCGCGGCAGGGTGTCAAGCGGAATCCGGCAGGCAACAATCGACGCACGCCCAGCATCCTGAAGCACTACAAGTCCTGTCCCGTGTCGCCAGTGCACGAGGAGGTGGAGTGGTCCGCAGAATCAGAGCGGGGTGGAATGATGACTGCCGAGCCCAAGCGGCATTCGGTGTACGCGGATGATGCTCGTACAATATTGGACATGATCCATGCAGACACCGAGAAGATGATCGATGAGATCACACGGAAGTACGGGGATCTGGACGAGATGCCAATGGGCGGCGGAGGTGGACTGCCCGCCTCCTACTCGATGCCGGCCAATCTGCGGGGACTGGGATCCACCGGAGAGTCCACGCCCACACGCACCCAGCAGTGCACCTATGTGTATCGGGAGATCTATCAGTGCGAGCGAAAGGTCTCGCTCTCGGACATTCTGCAGCCGGAGCAGTTTGCGGCTCGCGAGCAGCGCCTGGAGGAGGCTCGCTTCCTGGAGACGCAGCGTCACTCCAGCGCCAGTTTCTTCCTCAGCAGCTCCGGGCAGATGCCGCACGAGCAGAGCCAGGAGTCGCTGCTGTCCGATGGGGGCAGCTACTGCAACAGCCTGGAGAGTGTCCTCTCGGACGAGAGCGACTGCAAGAGTGCGCCGCTGGAGCAGGCTCTGCTCGAGCAGCGCCCAATGCAGGCGGCGGCCATGCAGCGGCATGCGGGCATACGGAACTTCATCATCCACGGACCCGTGTCCAAGTCGTATGGAAACAGTCCCAATGCCTATGGCAGCTTTGACTACTACatgaggcaggcggcagcggccagaaccacaacgacaacggccACCTACGACAGCTTTGATGTCACAGGCTACAATCTGGAGCCACTGAAGCCGCTGCCCAACTCCAAGACATATCCGAGGATCGCCCAGGGTCCCACCATGGATAACATACCCACAATGAGGTCCAAGAACAAGCAATACAATTCCGGTGTGAACAAATCGCTGAGCACAGACTTcgcccagcagcggcagcaacgcAATTCGAATCCCATGCAGACCCGAGAGCCGCTGTTTGTGCGTAAACCTTTGAAGCCCAAGCCGCCAGTGCCGGCCAAGCCACAGAATCTGATGAGCACTTTAAGCTGCttggagaagcagcagcaacagcaacagcagcaggcacagaaGAAGAAAGCACAGTCCAGGACGGCCAGTGTGGTGCAGCAGTTTGAGCACAATCTGCAAAAGTTCGAGCGGGAGAAGCAGCGAGAGCATCAGCAGAGGCGACCGGCCATGAGGAGTTCGGTGAGCAGTGGAGCCCTGGCCGGCACACAGAGTTGCCTGAAGAAGGTCTCACGCTTCGACACGAGCGAGAGCAGTCGGCGGGCGACCAGCATGAAGCAGCGGATGGGCAGGCCCAAGATCAGTGTGCGCTTCAATACGGTCTCACAGATCAAGTATACGCCGAGTGCGAAGAGAAACGCCAAGAACCAccatgaggatgaggatgtgcCCGAACTGGAGGTGGGTAGCCTGCCCAGTGATTATGGAGAGCGTAGCTTTGAGATGTACTTTGCGGAGAATGGAAATGCACCCGAGAACCTGGAGCACATGCAGAGCCTCAAGCTGTACACGAAGCCACAGCTGCAGGCGGTGGTAGATGAGATCCAGCAGGAGCGTGAAAAGTATCGCAAGAACATGGACAATGCAGAGCGCAGCGGGGAGAGTGGCGGCGGCAATTCCACCAGCCATCAGTGCCAGAACATAGCCAAGAAGATTGACATAATCGAGAAACTCATAGCCATGGAGGAGCGCAAAATGGAGCAGATACGCCTGGCCACCGAGTGCCGGCTACGTCCCTTCAATTGCAATTCCAAGGAGAAGGGCTACGTGAAGAGTCTCACCATGAACTTTGATATGCTGGCAAGGGGAGAGCCACCAGACGAGGATCTGCTGGAGGATCAGGCCTCGCGAGATGCCGACTTGTGTGCCTATGCGAGAAATATGCGCAGGAACTGCAGCCTGCCGGATGTCCTTGAGAGTGCAGATTTTGCCTACCATTTGggtggcaatgggaatggcaatggcaatgatgTGGAACTGGCCAAAGAGGTCATAGCCGACGATGAACCAGACAACAATCCCAGGGATGtcgatgatgaagatgatgatgcggatgatgatgatgatcatccTGCTGATGGTGTTTTTATGACGGAGCAAG GTAATCCCAAAACGCTCAATCCCATGCCCATCGAGGAGTCATCCATACGCCGAGCCTGCTCGCTGAGTGACCTGCACATGGGCAACTTTGGCAAGC CAAGCAAATCGAATGGCACACCGCAAAAGCCTCAGGTTCAGCATCGCAATGGCAATGTGAACAGATCGGCCAGCAAACGCAACAGTCTGCAGGGAAAAACAGGACTGGGTGCCTCCAGCAACTCCATGAATGTGCTCAATCAGGGT AGCGACTCGGAGCCAGAAGACAGCAATCGGTTGCGCAGTGCCAGCAACGGACAGGGACGCAGTAATGGACCCATAG ctGCCAGTCGACAGTACAGCAACAAGATAaacaatgccaacaacaatcgtCGCAAGACGCCAAACTTTAGTAGTG CCACACCCATGCAAGACGATTCCAGCTCCGAGGAAACGCCCAATAGCACCGTGAACAACAAGCCCATAGTGCCGCCACGACCGCGTAACTTGGCCTTTGATCACAAGAGCAAATTGATCAACAACGGCAGTCCCGTCGCCAACAAGCAAAGAAGTGGAGTAGCGACAGCAGAAGAATATGAAGGAGCAGATC CTGAAGCCCAGGTGCACAATGTGATCAATAAACTTTATACGACAACGCAGGCAGCCATGCAGCTGCATGCCAACTTGAAGAATTCTCTGCTGTtgaaggagctggagaatgCACTGATCATGTCCAGGAACATGCTTAGCAGCATTCCCACAAATAG ACAAACAGAAAAGACAAATAATGGTGGAGTAGTGGGATTGGGAGGAGTTGGTGGAGGAACCAATTATGAGCAGCTGACTGCTGAGAATGGAGACTATCTGATGATGGTCAATAACTGTGCCGATCTATTGAGCAATTTACGCACGAAGCACAAACCCGATGACTGTGAGAATAACTCCTAG